The genomic region actTCTTCCAAGATCAATCATTCCAAGAACCCCAATTTTTTTAATCGTGGGAATAACggatttataataacttatacaTCTTGTGCAACCAAGATCAATCATTCCAAGAACCCGAATTGCCTGATTGACAAATGATCACAGACTTATCTTGCTCTATTTCTTGATTTACCTTGAGAATTGTTGATGGAGAAAAGCTTCCTCATGACCCTCACAATCACCACCATGCTAGGCTTGTTGTTCTTAGTGGGAAATAGTGAACTATTATTGATCTTTGCAACAGTTAATGCTGGAGCATATCTTAATTCCCTTGAAGAAGAGGTAGCAGACACTGTGGTTGTTGTTGAATACAACTCCTCATTGAAATCCTCCCACAACATGTCCATTCTGTCTTCATCCTCCTCTAGTCCAAATCTTTTCCTGCTATTTTCTACACATGAAAAACTCTTCCTGTGAACCTCAGCTGCTACTAGTTTTGCTCCAAAACACTCATTTTCTCCTCTTTTGTTCCCTTGGTAGTAGGGATTAGGAGATGCTGCTGGTGACAGGTTCCATAGAGGAGGTGAATCAATGTTGTGTGCACAAGTATCACTGATTCTAGGGAAACTGAACTCCTCTGTATCCATGGTTTGGCCAATCAGCACTTTGTATACGATATTAGAgtgagggagaaaaaaaatgtgtgttctGGGGTAGGTTTGGGAGTGTGTGGGCCTGGAAGTTGTTTAGAAGGCTTTAGTTCAACTGCCAGAAAATCATGCACTTTCTTATTcactaaaaaatgattaaaagaaaTGCCAGTAATATAGTATACTTTAGTGTCTGTTTAGATATGttctttaaattaaacttattcCACCAGCTAAAATTAACTTGcacttaacttttatatatatataaaaaaatcatttagcaTCTTTAAAAGTTTAAGTGCATAAATTGATTTCAGCTTATTAAAAAAtctcaatttatattttattctactttcttatttttttatctcttataactacttataaaaaaaagttattaaaaaaacccTTAATATACTCTTTTCAGCTTTCGTTTTGAAATACCTAATATTTATTGGAATTTTAACACTCTCTATAGATATGCTCACTTACGTTTTCAAGGAAGATCTTGGCCACTCATAGGTAGGGCAGGGCCATGCGTGCCTAAACATAACAGAAGGCAAAAAGCTAACACAATCACTTATTCCACTGCTTAATTGATTATGAAAACAATAATTGACACAAATCTATATACAAGAAAGTAAAGTGAAGGTGAGAAAATGACAAacctagaaaataatttttccatAATTATGTAAGAGGGTACCATAACTGTCCTTCCTTAATGATTCAAGGTTGATGAAATTAATGTAACCATAGGTGTTGAGATGTGATGTAATTTCTAGAATGTACATAATTAGAAGTAGCCTATACCTTTAAGGGCAGCCAAGAGATGCTTATTATCGCCGGATTGATAGGAGGAAGTAATTTGTATGTTAGTTATTTTCCAAATTGGTGTTTGACCATTTAAACAATGAAAGGGATATTGAACCACTAGGAGTCTAAGGCAACACGTTCAATACTTCAATCTTTTTAGGTTGGGttacatctctctctctcttgtgtgGTGGGGTTCCACATGGCCAGTTGTCACCAAAATTTCAAGTTTGATGGTGATCTCCAGTGACACGTTACGAAGAGTGCATAGATGTTGGTATGTATACAACAAACAAATAGTTAAAAAGAGGCTAGTTAGTTTAAGAGTATAAACCAAGTAAACGGTGTTGGTCTAGAGTGCCAAACAATTTgctatgaaacaaaatgtgtttTTGGCTTCTTTTCTACGCTCAAAATTTGTGGCCATTGGATTTATGGCTCATGATTTATCCCCCCATAGTTAATGAGGCATGACAAAATGCACTATGCACATGACCAACCAAAAAATATAGATAGTTCTCACCAACCCCTTGAATATTTTGTCTAATTGTTTGgcctaaaacattaaaattatgcAGTCACTGATGAAGAGTTTTTGAAAGAGGAAATGAACAGAAATGAGGCGATGGATTCATATGTTTATCAAGATAGAATACAAATGTTAACCCTTTCATTACCTTCGATTTTTCTgtgattgatttttaatttattcaaagagGCTAAAAAACCTGGAAAAAAAAGGATTACAAAGGAACTAAACGAGGGAtatcacccccccccccccccccgtaaTATCTCCACTTAGTAAAGGCTATATATGTTCACCCACCAAAGACTATAAATTTTAGGGGAAATGGGGGTTGAATAGTTTTTTAATTCCAAAAAGTGAACAAattttttatagatattttaaacAAAGTCGTCTCTATCATTTGCATGATATCAATCTTGGGTTATTATTTAATCACTGTGATAGGGGGCAGTGATTAAACATGTCTATGTCAAAAGGAAAATGGATGGGCCATTGGTTAACAGGGCCTAAAAGGACTcaatagttagttagttagagaaGTTATCAGTTAGTTACTAATTGTATCCATCCAAacaataagagaaaaatgtgTCTTTTGGCTAACTGTTAATGTTATAGGAAAGTTTAAATTTCTCTAGGAATTTCATTTGCTCTTCACCTAGTCTAGAATTTTGTTCTTCAATAGAGCAAGTTTCATTTTTCTGTTAGTTTTGCACTACCAGTGTAACAATTGGTATTAGAAGTTTAAAACTTTCCGCCATGTCTCTCAGTTGCAAACGAGCAACACAAGTGGTGACACCAACATTGCAGAGGTTGCCTGAGATTAGTTGAAAGGACCAATGAATAGGCAGTATGGAGCATGATGAAATGTTAGGATCCAATTGCAAAGATGTCCTCAGCTTATGCTATAATTATAAAACTGAAGCCGATGACTTCATCTCAGACAAATTTTCCAGCTTTTCACCTTGTGGATAAGGTGCATGCTTAGGGGAGAGTATTGATAGGGACCAATGAAGTCAAACTCTTCAGATTATGTGGAGTCTAGTTTGGAATTATGCTCTTCAATAAAGCAAGTTAAACTTTTCCATTAATTATGCAGACCTTGAGTAACGCATTATTTCTGTTTAGACAAACCTAAATAAATTCATCAAACACTTGAGCATTTACTTGAAAATGGCATTTAAACATTTTTCCTCATGCATATGCTCCCAATGATTTAGATTTCAGT from Glycine soja cultivar W05 chromosome 16, ASM419377v2, whole genome shotgun sequence harbors:
- the LOC114390336 gene encoding uncharacterized protein LOC114390336; protein product: MDTEEFSFPRISDTCAHNIDSPPLWNLSPAASPNPYYQGNKRGENECFGAKLVAAEVHRKSFSCVENSRKRFGLEEDEDRMDMLWEDFNEELYSTTTTVSATSSSRELRYAPALTVAKINNSSLFPTKNNKPSMVVIVRVMRKLFSINNSQGKSRNRAR